From Novosphingobium resinovorum, the proteins below share one genomic window:
- a CDS encoding 2-keto-4-pentenoate hydratase yields MTDTAKAVAEAFVTARREKRALDSYPGQAPTDLGGGYAIQDFALAFDGREVAGWKVGKINPPLDGQLGANRLAGPIFTDSVVTVAAGESPEMPVFADGFAAGEAEFLLHVAAGWDGTVPQDDAATRAVLDAVHIGIEVASSPYPRINADGPPVTVSDYGNNYGMVIGPVLEGWETIDFNAITVRLDIDGETAGEATTATMLDGPLGAVRFLLGNLVARGIDCSGGTWVSTGAVTGVHEVVPGQQVLATFAGHGTVACGIVAAKPA; encoded by the coding sequence TTGACAGACACGGCAAAGGCAGTCGCCGAAGCATTCGTGACGGCGCGGCGCGAGAAGCGCGCATTGGATTCCTATCCCGGACAAGCCCCCACCGACCTCGGCGGCGGCTATGCGATCCAGGATTTCGCCCTCGCCTTCGACGGGCGCGAGGTCGCCGGCTGGAAGGTCGGCAAGATCAACCCGCCGCTTGACGGACAACTGGGCGCGAACCGTCTGGCCGGGCCGATCTTCACCGACAGCGTGGTGACGGTGGCAGCGGGCGAATCGCCCGAGATGCCCGTCTTCGCCGACGGTTTCGCGGCGGGCGAGGCTGAGTTCCTGCTTCACGTCGCGGCGGGCTGGGACGGCACGGTGCCGCAGGACGATGCGGCCACCCGCGCGGTCCTCGACGCGGTGCACATCGGCATCGAGGTCGCCAGTTCGCCTTACCCGCGCATCAACGCGGACGGGCCGCCGGTGACCGTCTCCGACTACGGCAACAATTACGGCATGGTCATCGGGCCGGTGCTCGAAGGCTGGGAGACGATCGACTTCAACGCGATCACCGTCCGCCTCGACATCGACGGCGAGACGGCGGGCGAGGCCACCACGGCGACAATGCTCGACGGGCCACTGGGCGCGGTGCGCTTCCTGCTCGGCAACCTTGTCGCGCGCGGGATCGACTGCAGCGGCGGCACCTGGGTCTCGACCGGCGCTGTCACCGGGGTTCACGAGGTCGTGCCCGGCCAGCAGGTACTGGCGACTTTCGCGGGCCACGGTACGGTAGCCTGCGGCATCGTCGCGGCAAAACCCGCCTGA
- a CDS encoding LacI family DNA-binding transcriptional regulator → MAEGQKPTINDVARISGVSKKTVSRVINKSPLLGEATRKKVEAVIAELGFVPNLQARALAMGRNFLIGLIHDNPNAQMVLGVQEGILDTIRDTEFALVVHPVNRHSPTLADDIRRFIEQQRLYGVMLLPPLSERDDLAELCRDLGCTLVRMGSARLDDDEHLVASNDRQAVSEAVAWLVELGHTRIGFVAGPEGFRSANEREQGFLDGLAAAGLTLDPAIAARGTYRFESGKAAGEKLLSAAEPPTAVFSSNDEMAAGILHAARERGLNVPEDMSIIGFDDTATAAHIWPPLTTVRWPIRTMASTAAAKLIRPASAASEPSFFLSDLIRRASAVPHRS, encoded by the coding sequence ATGGCAGAAGGCCAGAAACCCACGATCAACGACGTTGCGCGCATTTCCGGCGTGTCCAAGAAGACGGTGAGCCGTGTCATCAACAAGTCGCCGCTGCTGGGCGAGGCGACGCGAAAGAAGGTGGAGGCGGTGATCGCCGAACTGGGTTTCGTTCCGAACCTTCAGGCCCGAGCGCTGGCGATGGGGCGCAATTTCCTGATCGGCCTGATTCACGACAACCCCAACGCGCAGATGGTGCTGGGGGTGCAGGAGGGCATCCTCGACACCATTCGCGACACCGAGTTCGCGCTCGTCGTCCATCCGGTGAACCGCCATTCGCCGACGCTGGCCGACGATATCCGCCGCTTCATCGAGCAGCAGCGCCTCTACGGCGTCATGCTGCTGCCGCCGCTGTCGGAGCGCGACGACCTCGCCGAACTGTGCCGCGATCTCGGCTGCACGCTGGTGCGCATGGGCTCGGCGCGGCTCGACGACGACGAACATCTCGTCGCCTCGAACGACCGGCAGGCGGTGAGCGAGGCAGTCGCGTGGCTCGTGGAACTGGGCCACACGCGAATCGGCTTCGTTGCAGGGCCGGAGGGCTTCCGCTCCGCCAATGAGCGTGAACAAGGCTTCCTCGACGGCCTCGCGGCAGCGGGCCTGACGCTCGACCCGGCGATCGCGGCGCGCGGCACCTATCGCTTCGAATCGGGCAAGGCGGCGGGCGAGAAGCTGCTGTCGGCCGCCGAACCGCCCACCGCCGTGTTCTCCAGCAATGACGAGATGGCAGCGGGCATCCTCCACGCCGCGCGCGAGCGGGGGCTGAACGTGCCCGAAGACATGTCGATCATCGGCTTCGACGATACCGCCACTGCCGCGCACATCTGGCCGCCGCTGACGACGGTGCGCTGGCCGATCCGCACGATGGCGAGCACGGCGGCGGCGAAGCTGATTCGCCCGGCCTCGGCGGCGTCGGAGCCTTCGTTCTTCCTATCGGATCTGATCCGGCGGGCTTCGGCGGTGCCCCATCGGTCATAG
- the kduI gene encoding 5-dehydro-4-deoxy-D-glucuronate isomerase — translation MFCKTYHATHPDMMECVSNEELRDRYLVTGMFKAGEVNLNYSHNERFIIGGAVPGAEPLALPLQTVPKSAEGKSFFERREAGITNIGGPGAITVDGQRFEMKNKECLYVPMGTNEVIFEGEGARFYIASVPAHKALPIKHITLDQANPLARGDLANSNQRTIYQLVIPGVCESAQLLLGLTVLEEGSVWNTMPPHLHDRRSEIYLYFELPEENDRIFHYMGEPDQMRHIVIANEEAVISPPWSIHMGSGTKKYAFIWAMGGENLDYTDMNVLDICQLQ, via the coding sequence GTGTTCTGCAAGACGTACCACGCCACCCATCCGGACATGATGGAGTGTGTCTCCAACGAAGAACTGCGCGACCGTTACCTGGTCACCGGCATGTTCAAGGCCGGCGAGGTCAACCTCAACTACTCGCACAACGAGCGCTTCATCATCGGCGGCGCGGTTCCGGGCGCTGAGCCGCTTGCCCTGCCGCTGCAGACCGTCCCCAAGAGCGCGGAGGGCAAGTCCTTCTTCGAGCGCCGCGAGGCCGGCATCACCAACATCGGCGGACCGGGCGCGATCACCGTCGACGGCCAGCGCTTCGAGATGAAGAACAAGGAATGCCTCTACGTCCCCATGGGCACGAACGAGGTGATTTTCGAGGGTGAGGGCGCGCGCTTCTACATCGCCTCGGTTCCCGCTCACAAGGCGCTGCCGATCAAGCATATCACGCTCGATCAGGCCAACCCGCTGGCGCGCGGCGACCTCGCCAACTCGAACCAGCGCACGATCTACCAGCTCGTGATCCCCGGCGTGTGCGAGAGCGCGCAGCTGCTGCTCGGCCTGACCGTGCTGGAAGAAGGCTCGGTGTGGAACACGATGCCGCCGCACCTCCACGACCGCCGCTCGGAAATCTACCTGTACTTCGAGCTGCCCGAAGAGAACGACCGCATCTTCCACTACATGGGCGAGCCGGACCAGATGCGTCACATCGTCATCGCCAACGAAGAGGCCGTCATCAGCCCGCCGTGGTCGATCCACATGGGTTCGGGCACCAAGAAGTATGCGTTCATCTGGGCGATGGGCGGCGAGAACCTCGACTACACCGACATGAACGTGCTGGACATCTGCCAGCTCCAGTAG
- the kduD gene encoding 2-dehydro-3-deoxy-D-gluconate 5-dehydrogenase KduD encodes MAISFDLTGKTALVTGANTGIGQAIAVALAEAGADVAVAGRSEPTETLALIAATGRKAVNIKADLSSIEPVQRVIDEAVAGLGKVDILVNNAGIIRRDDLLQFSEEDWDAVIDTNLKTLFFLSQAAAKGMVERGTGGKIVNIASLLTFQGGIRVPSYAAAKSGVSGVTKAMANELAPKGVQVNAIAPGYITTNNTAALSADETRNRQILERIPTGRWGRPEDIAGAAVFLASQASDYVTGQVLAVDGGWLAR; translated from the coding sequence ATGGCAATTTCCTTCGACCTGACGGGCAAGACCGCGCTCGTCACCGGCGCCAACACCGGCATCGGCCAGGCCATCGCCGTCGCGCTGGCAGAGGCGGGCGCCGACGTCGCCGTGGCAGGCCGCTCGGAGCCGACCGAAACGCTGGCGCTGATCGCCGCGACGGGCCGCAAGGCGGTGAACATCAAGGCCGACCTGTCGAGCATCGAGCCGGTCCAGCGCGTGATCGACGAAGCGGTGGCGGGTCTCGGCAAGGTCGACATCCTCGTCAACAACGCCGGCATCATCCGCCGCGACGACCTGCTGCAGTTCTCCGAGGAGGACTGGGACGCGGTGATCGACACCAACCTCAAGACCCTGTTCTTCCTCAGCCAGGCGGCCGCGAAGGGCATGGTCGAGCGGGGAACCGGCGGCAAGATCGTCAACATCGCCTCGCTGTTGACCTTCCAGGGCGGCATCCGCGTGCCGAGCTATGCGGCGGCGAAGTCGGGCGTTTCCGGCGTCACCAAGGCGATGGCCAATGAGCTTGCGCCCAAGGGTGTGCAGGTCAACGCGATCGCGCCGGGCTACATCACCACGAACAACACCGCTGCGCTTTCCGCCGACGAGACGCGCAACCGCCAGATCCTCGAGCGCATCCCGACCGGCCGCTGGGGCCGTCCCGAGGACATTGCGGGCGCCGCCGTGTTCCTCGCCTCGCAGGCATCAGACTACGTGACGGGGCAGGTCCTCGCCGTCGACGGCGGCTGGCTGGCGCGCTGA
- a CDS encoding sugar kinase: MTNSASGHVVTFGEVLLRFATPGARLTVQCDALDMVVGGAEANVAAGLASLGHDVKMLTRLPSSPLGDKARAALNAAGIDTAHVGRDTGRMGLYFLESGAGLRPSSITYDRAGSVFATSRADQFDFASALEGARLLHLSGITPALGPGGVALAQAAVAAANSAGVPVCFDGNYRALLWDAWDSDPRAILTDLMQSATVMIGNHRDISLLLGKAFSGDGSDRRREAALAAFEAFPKLQLIASTARHVVNSGHHRIAARLDARDAAHQTSEVDVTGIVDRIGTGDAFAAGVLHKWLQGADLVATAQAGLAYTVLKHTVPGDMCLVGPEELEAFSASGGDVRR; this comes from the coding sequence ATGACCAATAGCGCTTCTGGCCACGTCGTCACTTTCGGCGAAGTCCTGCTTCGCTTCGCGACGCCGGGTGCGCGGCTGACGGTGCAGTGCGATGCGCTGGACATGGTCGTCGGCGGGGCCGAGGCGAACGTCGCGGCGGGGCTCGCCTCGCTGGGCCATGACGTGAAGATGCTGACGCGCCTGCCGTCCAGTCCGCTGGGCGACAAGGCGCGCGCGGCCCTGAATGCCGCCGGGATCGATACCGCCCACGTCGGGCGCGATACCGGCCGCATGGGCCTCTACTTCCTCGAAAGCGGAGCAGGCCTGAGGCCCTCGTCGATCACCTACGATCGCGCGGGTTCCGTGTTCGCAACCTCCAGGGCGGACCAGTTCGACTTCGCCTCCGCGCTCGAGGGCGCCCGACTGCTCCACCTGTCGGGCATCACGCCGGCGCTCGGCCCCGGAGGCGTCGCGCTTGCGCAAGCCGCCGTCGCCGCGGCCAACAGCGCCGGCGTGCCTGTCTGTTTCGACGGCAATTACCGCGCACTGCTGTGGGATGCTTGGGACAGCGATCCGCGCGCCATCCTGACCGACCTGATGCAGTCGGCGACGGTCATGATCGGCAACCACCGGGATATCTCGCTGCTGCTGGGCAAGGCGTTCTCCGGCGATGGCTCCGACCGTCGGCGCGAGGCCGCGCTGGCCGCCTTCGAGGCATTCCCGAAACTGCAGCTGATCGCCTCGACCGCACGTCACGTGGTCAATTCCGGCCACCACCGCATCGCCGCACGCCTCGATGCGCGAGACGCGGCGCACCAGACGAGCGAGGTCGATGTCACCGGCATCGTCGACCGCATCGGCACCGGCGACGCCTTTGCGGCGGGCGTGTTGCACAAGTGGCTGCAGGGCGCGGATCTCGTCGCAACCGCGCAGGCGGGGCTGGCCTATACCGTGCTCAAGCACACCGTGCCGGGCGACATGTGCCTCGTCGGCCCGGAGGAGCTGGAAGCCTTCTCGGCTTCGGGCGGGGACGTCAGGCGCTAA
- a CDS encoding carboxylesterase/lipase family protein — protein sequence MTDLSRRTLVKSAAVLAATAPLPSLARSAKTPRIGRYIAVPESGVHAFKGIRYGRAERFARPVAEPLEGPAITAAKFGPICPQRAMAGEPQSEDCLFLNVWTPEADPRAKRAVMVYFHGGAYTTGSVTDPLTHGAKLAADGDVVVVTVNHRLNALGYAWLKPFGARYADSGNLGQLDLILALQWVREHIAKIGGDPARVMVFGQSGGGAKIATLMAMPAAKGLFHAAATMSGQQVQASGPAHAWARTQAFMAALKLAPGDVEGLRTMQIERLVEGLAATDPIMGGGVYFGPVLDMTNLPRHPFWPDAAPQSLGVPMILGNVREETRAFLDPRGPKLQGLSWENLAARMVPEIKIDLDPVWVVEQYRAHEPGWTPEQVYYAATTAGRSWPGQVIEADARAAAGAGSTWVYQLDRPSPTDPLRGAAHTDDIPYVFGTLDAPGSYSGTDDAARRLSGAMMRAFTGLAKTGRPELAQWSPYRLPARETMVFGDTVRVENDPRRWQRELWARAPYVQPGV from the coding sequence ATGACCGACCTTTCGCGTCGAACCCTCGTGAAATCGGCGGCAGTGCTCGCCGCCACGGCGCCGCTCCCCTCTCTCGCCCGCAGCGCGAAGACGCCCCGAATCGGTCGCTACATCGCCGTCCCGGAAAGCGGCGTCCATGCCTTCAAGGGCATCCGCTACGGCCGCGCCGAGCGCTTTGCCCGTCCGGTCGCCGAGCCGCTCGAAGGCCCTGCGATCACCGCCGCGAAGTTCGGCCCCATCTGCCCGCAACGCGCCATGGCGGGCGAGCCGCAGTCCGAGGACTGCCTGTTCCTCAACGTCTGGACGCCCGAGGCGGACCCACGCGCGAAGCGGGCGGTCATGGTCTATTTCCACGGCGGCGCCTACACCACTGGCTCGGTCACCGATCCGCTGACCCACGGTGCGAAGCTGGCCGCCGACGGCGATGTCGTGGTCGTCACCGTCAACCACCGGCTCAACGCGCTGGGCTATGCCTGGCTCAAGCCCTTCGGTGCGCGTTATGCCGATAGCGGCAATCTCGGCCAGCTCGATCTGATCCTTGCACTGCAATGGGTGCGCGAGCACATCGCAAAGATCGGCGGCGATCCGGCGCGGGTCATGGTCTTCGGGCAGTCGGGCGGCGGCGCCAAGATCGCGACGCTCATGGCGATGCCCGCCGCGAAGGGCCTGTTCCACGCCGCCGCGACGATGAGCGGGCAGCAGGTGCAGGCCAGCGGCCCGGCCCATGCCTGGGCGCGCACGCAGGCGTTTATGGCGGCGCTGAAGCTCGCCCCTGGCGACGTCGAGGGCCTGCGAACGATGCAGATCGAACGGCTGGTCGAGGGTCTTGCCGCCACTGATCCCATCATGGGCGGCGGGGTCTACTTTGGCCCGGTGCTCGACATGACCAACCTGCCGCGGCATCCGTTCTGGCCCGATGCCGCGCCGCAGTCGCTGGGCGTGCCGATGATCCTTGGCAACGTGCGCGAGGAGACGCGCGCCTTCCTCGATCCGCGGGGACCCAAGCTGCAGGGGCTCTCGTGGGAGAACCTTGCCGCGCGCATGGTGCCCGAGATCAAGATCGACCTCGACCCCGTCTGGGTCGTCGAGCAGTACCGCGCCCATGAACCCGGCTGGACGCCCGAGCAAGTCTATTACGCAGCCACCACGGCGGGCCGGTCATGGCCGGGGCAAGTGATCGAGGCCGATGCGCGGGCGGCGGCCGGGGCGGGATCGACGTGGGTGTACCAGCTCGACCGTCCCTCACCGACCGACCCCTTGCGCGGTGCGGCGCATACGGACGACATTCCCTATGTCTTCGGCACGCTGGACGCGCCGGGCAGCTATTCGGGCACCGACGACGCGGCTCGCAGGCTGAGCGGGGCGATGATGCGCGCCTTTACCGGTCTGGCCAAGACCGGGCGACCGGAACTGGCGCAGTGGTCGCCGTACCGCCTGCCCGCGCGCGAGACGATGGTGTTCGGCGATACCGTGCGCGTGGAGAACGATCCGCGCCGCTGGCAGCGCGAATTGTGGGCGAGGGCGCCCTACGTCCAGCCGGGGGTGTGA
- a CDS encoding cupin domain-containing protein has translation MAVIDERDTVREEAPPHGAIGMSTAYRISDAAPAPRTMEFRRRVLHKGAAIGEHPIAHDEVYYVLSGEGEVVSDGKRAQLTPGMTAYLYDGAVVGIWQRGEEPLSLVIAYPNPPAAK, from the coding sequence ATGGCCGTCATCGACGAGCGCGACACCGTGCGCGAGGAAGCTCCTCCGCACGGCGCCATCGGCATGAGCACCGCCTACCGCATTTCCGACGCAGCGCCCGCGCCGCGCACGATGGAATTCCGCCGCCGCGTCCTCCACAAGGGCGCGGCGATCGGCGAGCATCCCATTGCGCACGATGAGGTTTACTACGTGCTCTCGGGCGAGGGCGAAGTCGTCTCCGACGGCAAGCGCGCGCAGCTCACGCCGGGAATGACCGCCTATCTCTACGACGGCGCCGTGGTCGGCATCTGGCAGCGGGGCGAGGAACCGCTTTCGCTGGTAATCGCCTATCCCAACCCGCCCGCCGCCAAGTAG
- a CDS encoding pectate lyase family protein yields the protein MKIRRLASQIVLPILMVASTPALLHAAPLEPTRGGEGGRIIRVTTLAKDGPGSLKAAVEAKGKRIIVFEVGGVIDLQRTILNIDEPFLTIAGQTAPSPGITIVRGGIDLKGHDVKISHIRVMTGVDGQAKLSGWEADAFSTVAAHNVIVEHCSFFWAIDENMSTSGPRFNGKTVKEWRAATSHDVLFRENLAAEGLADASHPKGEHSKGTLIHDNATGITLYRNVYAHNMERSPLVKGGAQVLMVNNMIFDPGHRAVHYNLMNLEWAGHDYVTGEITAVGNVMRAGNSTAPGLPFLTLGGDGDLAWYSKDNINVDRWGNPAPMFGRYGVTKAKLIEKDSPMASLGGLDVMPAKDLETSLLASVGARPWDRAPDDIRVLFFVAEGRGEIIDDEKVVGGYPHPSPTAAPFVDKDWNLKTMEPKSGVYPGQKGGAQEKLSARDEAMRENAK from the coding sequence GTGAAAATCCGCAGGCTCGCGAGCCAGATTGTCCTTCCGATTCTGATGGTTGCTTCCACCCCGGCGCTGCTGCACGCAGCCCCGCTAGAGCCCACCCGCGGCGGCGAAGGCGGCCGCATCATCCGCGTCACGACTCTCGCGAAGGACGGTCCCGGATCGCTGAAGGCCGCGGTCGAGGCGAAGGGCAAGCGCATCATCGTCTTCGAGGTCGGCGGGGTCATCGACCTTCAGCGCACGATCCTGAACATCGACGAGCCTTTCCTGACGATCGCCGGGCAGACCGCGCCTTCGCCGGGCATCACGATCGTGCGCGGCGGCATCGATCTCAAGGGCCACGACGTCAAGATCAGCCACATCCGCGTGATGACCGGGGTGGACGGGCAGGCAAAGCTCTCGGGCTGGGAGGCGGACGCCTTCTCCACCGTCGCCGCGCACAACGTGATCGTCGAGCACTGCAGCTTCTTCTGGGCGATCGACGAGAACATGTCGACCTCCGGCCCCCGTTTCAACGGCAAGACCGTCAAGGAATGGCGCGCTGCCACCAGCCATGACGTGCTGTTCCGCGAGAACCTCGCGGCCGAAGGCCTCGCCGACGCCAGCCATCCCAAGGGCGAGCACTCCAAGGGCACGCTGATCCACGACAACGCCACCGGCATCACGCTCTACCGCAACGTCTACGCGCACAACATGGAGCGCTCGCCGCTGGTGAAGGGCGGCGCGCAAGTGCTGATGGTCAACAACATGATCTTCGACCCCGGCCACCGCGCGGTGCACTACAACCTGATGAACCTGGAGTGGGCCGGCCACGACTACGTCACCGGCGAGATCACCGCCGTGGGCAACGTCATGCGCGCGGGCAATTCGACCGCGCCCGGCCTGCCGTTCCTGACGCTGGGCGGCGACGGCGATCTTGCGTGGTATTCCAAGGACAACATCAACGTCGATCGCTGGGGCAACCCGGCGCCGATGTTCGGCCGCTACGGCGTGACCAAGGCGAAGCTGATCGAGAAGGATTCGCCGATGGCCAGCCTGGGCGGCCTCGACGTCATGCCTGCCAAGGACCTGGAAACCAGCCTGCTCGCCTCGGTCGGCGCGCGTCCGTGGGACCGTGCGCCCGATGATATCCGCGTGCTGTTCTTCGTCGCCGAGGGACGCGGCGAGATCATCGACGACGAGAAGGTCGTCGGCGGCTACCCGCACCCCAGCCCGACCGCCGCGCCCTTCGTGGACAAGGACTGGAACCTCAAGACCATGGAGCCGAAATCCGGCGTCTATCCGGGCCAGAAGGGCGGCGCGCAGGAGAAACTCTCCGCCCGCGACGAAGCCATGCGCGAGAACGCGAAGTGA
- a CDS encoding TonB-dependent receptor has translation MRQHVTGISLLKAALCAGSALVSSAAMAQDAAPAPQDAADTAAPADETATAGDIIVTGFRQSLQAALNVKRESISAVDAVVAEDMAKFPDQNLAESLQRIPGISIQKDGGEGRAITVRGLGAQFTRVRVNGLETIATSSDGASANRDRAFDFNVFASELFSSLVVHKTAEASLDEGSLGAVVDLNTGNPLAGKKGLTAVLNVQGSYNDLSKNVGPRMAGLLSWRNDAGTFGVNLSAAYSHTDTIESGNNSVRWAQAYFNSVDGNPCFYSVPGATGGNPVSSGGSYRPSAACDEASLSFHPRIPRYGVVEHDRKRLGLTGSIQFEPSDKTKFSIDGLYSSFKETRAEQWLEVLARSNERRFDVVDPVYDDKGNMVSATFNNAYVRTESYLRKSETEFWQVGATWDQEIGDRFRFTALGGMSQSNADIPVETTFAYDNRNANGFSYDYSDMKSPVLSYGLDVANPANFQLAEIRDRPSYVKNRFKTAQLRTEWDLTDGFTVKAGAVWRRYDFRTQLFQRDTAACGANGTRDLILGTVTCSSSVYGLPVTSDISQLVNLGNAGQPSGTTSQWLVADIAKAAEYTNLYGRTAVEDLGNNRQVRETTSGGYVQFDVKGEIFGLEYAGNAGMRYAHTNQVSTGYTAGIAKTVERSYDDWLPAMNLAFYPHHDVILRGAIAKVITRPSLGNLNPGGSVDGFNYRITFGNPELKPYRATNFDLSVEWYFAPQALFSVAGFVKKIESFPVAGTYVTTLPQLGFDRSVLGASTPAYINYDPNQEYVVSTQVNGQGATLKGVEVALQLPFTFLPGILSHTGFQGNATFIKSNADYTITGPATSACTRNATTGACGLSGVSAIYNQTLLGVSKKAWNATLYYDDGKFSIRGSVSYRGPFVDATSATGNIFEGYGSYTSVDAAIRYKATEWLELSIDGNNLTDEYRYRFNDVYANRNYENNHFGRTILFGARAKI, from the coding sequence ATGCGCCAGCATGTTACCGGAATTTCGCTTTTGAAGGCTGCCCTGTGCGCGGGCAGCGCTCTCGTGTCGTCGGCTGCGATGGCGCAGGACGCGGCGCCCGCGCCGCAGGACGCGGCGGATACCGCAGCTCCTGCGGACGAGACCGCGACTGCGGGCGACATCATCGTCACCGGCTTCCGCCAGTCGCTGCAGGCTGCGCTCAACGTGAAGCGCGAATCGATCTCGGCGGTCGATGCGGTCGTGGCCGAGGACATGGCCAAGTTCCCCGACCAGAACCTTGCCGAGTCGCTGCAGCGCATCCCCGGCATCTCGATCCAGAAGGACGGCGGCGAGGGCCGCGCGATCACCGTGCGCGGTCTCGGCGCGCAGTTCACCCGCGTGCGCGTCAACGGTCTGGAGACGATCGCCACCAGCTCGGACGGCGCCTCGGCCAACCGCGACCGCGCGTTCGACTTCAACGTCTTCGCCTCGGAACTGTTCAGCAGCCTCGTCGTCCACAAGACCGCCGAAGCCAGCCTCGACGAAGGCTCGCTGGGCGCGGTCGTGGACCTCAACACCGGCAATCCGCTGGCCGGCAAGAAGGGCCTGACCGCCGTTCTCAACGTCCAGGGTTCGTACAACGACCTGTCGAAGAACGTCGGCCCGCGGATGGCCGGGCTGCTGTCGTGGCGCAATGATGCGGGCACCTTCGGCGTCAACCTCTCGGCCGCCTACTCGCACACCGACACGATCGAGAGCGGCAACAACTCGGTGCGCTGGGCGCAGGCCTACTTCAATTCGGTGGACGGCAACCCGTGCTTCTACTCGGTCCCCGGCGCGACCGGCGGCAATCCGGTGAGCAGCGGCGGCAGCTATCGCCCCTCGGCCGCGTGCGACGAGGCTTCGCTCTCGTTCCACCCGCGCATCCCGCGCTACGGCGTCGTCGAGCATGATCGCAAGCGCCTCGGCCTGACCGGCTCCATCCAGTTCGAACCCAGCGACAAGACCAAGTTTTCGATCGACGGGCTCTATTCCTCGTTCAAGGAAACCCGCGCCGAGCAGTGGCTCGAAGTGCTCGCCCGTTCGAATGAACGCCGCTTCGACGTTGTGGACCCGGTCTACGACGACAAGGGCAACATGGTCAGCGCGACCTTCAACAACGCCTACGTTCGCACCGAAAGCTACCTGCGCAAGTCGGAAACCGAGTTCTGGCAGGTTGGTGCGACCTGGGACCAGGAGATCGGCGACCGCTTCCGCTTCACCGCACTGGGCGGCATGTCGCAGTCGAACGCCGACATCCCGGTCGAGACGACCTTTGCCTACGACAACCGCAACGCCAACGGTTTCAGCTACGACTACTCGGACATGAAGTCGCCGGTGCTGAGCTATGGCCTCGACGTGGCGAACCCGGCGAACTTCCAGCTGGCGGAGATCCGCGACCGTCCCTCTTACGTGAAGAACAGGTTCAAGACCGCGCAGCTGCGCACAGAGTGGGACCTGACCGACGGCTTCACGGTGAAGGCGGGCGCGGTGTGGCGTCGCTACGACTTCCGCACCCAGCTGTTCCAGCGCGACACGGCAGCTTGCGGAGCCAACGGTACGCGGGACCTGATCCTCGGCACCGTGACCTGCTCGTCCAGCGTCTACGGGTTGCCGGTCACCTCGGACATCTCGCAGCTCGTCAACCTGGGTAATGCGGGCCAGCCGAGCGGCACGACCAGCCAGTGGCTCGTCGCCGACATCGCCAAGGCGGCCGAATACACCAACCTCTACGGCCGCACCGCCGTCGAGGATCTCGGCAACAACCGCCAGGTGCGCGAGACGACCTCGGGCGGCTATGTGCAGTTCGACGTCAAGGGCGAGATCTTCGGCCTCGAATACGCGGGCAATGCGGGCATGCGCTATGCCCACACCAACCAGGTCTCGACCGGCTATACCGCTGGCATCGCCAAGACCGTGGAACGCAGCTACGACGACTGGCTCCCGGCGATGAACCTCGCGTTCTACCCGCATCATGACGTGATCCTGCGCGGTGCCATCGCCAAGGTCATCACCCGGCCATCGCTCGGTAACCTGAACCCGGGTGGTTCGGTGGACGGCTTCAACTACCGCATCACCTTCGGCAACCCCGAACTCAAGCCCTACCGCGCGACCAACTTCGACCTCTCGGTCGAATGGTACTTCGCTCCACAAGCGTTGTTCTCGGTGGCGGGCTTCGTCAAGAAGATCGAGAGCTTCCCGGTTGCAGGCACCTATGTCACCACGCTGCCGCAGCTGGGCTTCGATCGCTCGGTGCTCGGCGCCAGCACGCCCGCCTACATCAACTACGATCCCAATCAGGAATACGTCGTCTCCACGCAGGTGAACGGCCAGGGCGCGACGCTCAAGGGCGTGGAAGTGGCGCTGCAGCTGCCCTTCACCTTCCTGCCGGGCATCCTCAGCCACACCGGCTTCCAGGGCAACGCCACCTTCATCAAGAGCAATGCGGACTATACCATCACCGGCCCCGCGACTTCGGCCTGCACCCGCAATGCGACCACCGGCGCCTGCGGCCTGAGCGGCGTCTCGGCGATCTACAACCAGACCCTGCTGGGCGTGTCCAAGAAGGCCTGGAACGCGACGCTGTACTACGACGACGGCAAGTTCAGCATTCGCGGATCGGTCAGCTATCGCGGGCCCTTCGTGGACGCCACCAGCGCCACCGGCAATATCTTCGAGGGCTACGGTTCGTACACCAGCGTCGATGCGGCGATCCGCTACAAGGCGACCGAATGGCTGGAGCTGTCGATCGACGGCAACAACCTGACGGATGAATATCGCTACCGTTTCAACGACGTCTACGCGAACCGTAACTACGAGAACAACCACTTCGGGCGCACGATCCTGTTCGGCGCGCGCGCGAAGATCTGA